From the genome of Methylocystis bryophila, one region includes:
- a CDS encoding outer membrane protein yields the protein MNGSALAADLPSRKAAPLLPPPPPPAQWSGFYGGLNAGYVFDASSQVTQTAGLLQPISGDLSLASGLPASFSADNSGFIGGGQIGYNYQFLGNYVVGLEADIQGRASSSGRATAVMGTNVNTIPGDFPFPAVRATSVEKDTSWLGTVRGRVGWVAMPQLLLYATGGLAYGDVKLSNNTFLAQPLFFGLVQTDFGGTSASDTRIGWTVGGGAEWMFAPNWSAKVEYLYYDLGSVNLNYVTLSNFVLAGPFAYGPSLGVGASARFSGHIARVGLNYHFNWASPAPVLAKY from the coding sequence ATGAACGGCTCTGCGCTTGCTGCCGATCTACCGTCGCGCAAGGCTGCGCCGCTGCTGCCGCCGCCCCCGCCGCCCGCTCAGTGGAGCGGCTTCTATGGCGGTCTGAACGCCGGCTACGTCTTTGACGCCAGCTCCCAAGTGACGCAGACGGCAGGTCTCCTGCAGCCGATATCCGGCGATCTTTCGCTCGCCTCGGGCCTACCCGCCTCGTTCAGCGCCGACAATAGCGGCTTCATCGGTGGCGGTCAGATCGGCTACAATTATCAATTCCTCGGGAATTATGTTGTGGGTCTCGAGGCGGATATCCAGGGCCGCGCATCGTCCAGCGGTAGGGCGACCGCGGTCATGGGAACAAACGTAAACACAATCCCGGGCGATTTCCCTTTCCCGGCCGTGCGCGCCACGTCAGTGGAGAAGGACACGAGCTGGCTCGGCACGGTCCGCGGCCGCGTCGGTTGGGTCGCGATGCCGCAACTGCTGCTTTACGCAACCGGGGGTCTTGCCTATGGCGACGTGAAGCTGTCGAACAACACGTTCCTGGCGCAACCCTTGTTCTTCGGCCTTGTGCAAACTGACTTCGGCGGGACAAGCGCTTCCGACACGCGCATCGGCTGGACCGTCGGCGGAGGCGCCGAGTGGATGTTCGCGCCGAACTGGAGCGCGAAAGTCGAATATCTTTACTACGACCTGGGCTCGGTGAACCTAAATTATGTGACGCTCTCGAACTTCGTGCTCGCCGGTCCCTTCGCTTATGGACCGTCTCTCGGCGTCGGGGCGTCGGCTCGCTTCAGCGGCCACATTGCGCGCGTCGGCTTGAACTATCACTTCAACTGGGCCTCGCCGGCGCCCGTCCTCGCCAAATATTGA
- a CDS encoding glycerate kinase type-2 family protein translates to MSDDHRKLLREMFDAAVAAAHPSVCLPPHIARIAPPKGRTVVVGAGKAAAAMAAAVEQHYPATLEGLVVTRYGHGAPTAQIEVIEASHPVPDAAGREAAARILKTVQGLTEDDLVLALISGGGSALMALPAEGVTLEEKQAVNKALLKSGATISEMNCVRKHLSAIKGGRLARAAAPARVVALMISDVPNDDLSVIASGPTVPDATTRQDALAVIAKYKIEAPAAVLAHLGGDACETPKPGDPVFARVENILTATPQGSLAAAAEVAKKASFTPCILGDLEGESRDVALVHAGVARQIALHGQPFAPPCAIISGGETTVTVRGHGKGGRDAEFLLALTLALQGFGGISAVACDTDGIDGSEDNAGAIMTADSFARAERAGVDLKALFANNDAYTAFEKLGDLIITGPTRTNVNDFRVILVPNWAGR, encoded by the coding sequence ATGTCCGACGATCACCGCAAGCTTCTTCGCGAAATGTTCGACGCCGCGGTCGCCGCGGCGCACCCTTCCGTCTGCCTGCCGCCGCATATCGCCAGGATCGCGCCGCCCAAAGGCCGCACGGTCGTCGTCGGCGCCGGCAAGGCCGCAGCGGCCATGGCGGCCGCCGTGGAGCAGCATTATCCCGCCACGCTCGAAGGCCTGGTCGTGACGCGCTACGGCCATGGCGCGCCGACCGCGCAGATCGAGGTCATCGAGGCCTCGCATCCCGTGCCCGACGCCGCCGGCCGCGAGGCCGCCGCGCGAATCCTGAAAACCGTGCAGGGCCTGACCGAGGACGATCTCGTGCTGGCGCTGATCTCGGGCGGCGGCTCGGCGCTAATGGCGCTGCCCGCCGAGGGCGTCACGCTCGAGGAGAAGCAGGCCGTCAATAAGGCGCTGCTGAAAAGCGGCGCGACGATCTCCGAGATGAACTGCGTGCGCAAGCACCTCTCCGCGATCAAGGGCGGGCGTCTGGCTCGGGCCGCAGCGCCGGCGCGCGTGGTCGCCTTGATGATCTCGGACGTGCCGAACGACGATCTTTCGGTCATCGCCTCCGGACCGACCGTGCCGGACGCCACGACGCGCCAGGACGCGCTGGCGGTGATCGCAAAATATAAGATCGAGGCGCCGGCCGCCGTGCTCGCGCATTTGGGCGGCGACGCCTGCGAGACGCCCAAGCCCGGCGATCCCGTTTTCGCGCGCGTCGAGAATATTCTCACGGCGACGCCGCAGGGCTCGCTCGCCGCGGCCGCCGAGGTCGCGAAAAAGGCGAGCTTCACGCCCTGCATTCTCGGCGATCTCGAAGGCGAATCGCGCGACGTGGCGTTGGTGCATGCTGGCGTTGCGCGCCAGATCGCCCTTCACGGCCAGCCTTTCGCGCCGCCCTGCGCGATCATCTCGGGCGGGGAGACGACGGTTACGGTGCGCGGGCACGGCAAGGGCGGGCGCGACGCGGAGTTCCTGCTCGCCTTGACGCTGGCGCTGCAGGGCTTCGGCGGGATCAGCGCCGTGGCCTGCGACACGGACGGCATCGACGGCAGCGAGGACAACGCCGGCGCGATCATGACCGCGGACAGTTTCGCGCGCGCGGAGCGGGCAGGGGTCGATCTCAAGGCGCTTTTCGCCAACAATGACGCCTATACGGCATTCGAGAAGCTCGGCGATCTGATCATCACCGGCCCGACGCGCACCAACGTCAATGATTTCCGCGTCATCCTGGTTCCGAACTGGGCCGGGCGCTAG
- a CDS encoding L-threonylcarbamoyladenylate synthase yields MTALLPASSAAIERAAEILRSGGLVAFPTETVYGLGADAASPHAVAALYAAKGRPRFNPLIAHIATLDAAMREATLPAPAQRLAERFWPGPLTLVAPALETGSVCELARAGLPSVALRVPAHPTALALIEAFGGAIVAPSANRSGHVSPVTAEHVMSDLAGQIDLILDGGRAAAGLESTIVAFLGERATLLRPGATPREAIEEALGQKLAQAGESVLAPGMTASHYAPRARLRLDALTLERGEAGLDFGGALAARGEPVALDLSPSGDLKEAAANLYAHLRALDARGIARAAVAPIPGQGLGEAIRDRLRRAAS; encoded by the coding sequence ATGACAGCTCTCCTTCCCGCCTCGAGCGCCGCGATCGAACGCGCCGCGGAGATTTTGCGCTCCGGCGGGCTCGTCGCCTTTCCGACGGAGACGGTTTACGGCCTCGGCGCCGACGCCGCCTCGCCTCACGCTGTCGCCGCGCTCTATGCCGCCAAGGGCCGCCCGCGCTTCAATCCGCTGATCGCCCATATCGCGACGCTCGACGCCGCGATGCGCGAGGCGACGCTGCCCGCACCCGCGCAACGGCTGGCCGAGCGCTTCTGGCCCGGTCCGCTCACGCTGGTGGCCCCGGCCTTGGAGACGGGAAGCGTTTGCGAGCTCGCCCGCGCGGGGCTCCCGAGCGTCGCGCTGCGCGTGCCCGCCCACCCGACGGCGCTGGCGCTGATCGAGGCTTTCGGCGGCGCGATCGTCGCGCCCTCCGCCAATCGCTCGGGCCATGTCAGCCCGGTCACGGCCGAGCATGTGATGAGCGATCTTGCCGGGCAGATCGATCTCATTCTCGACGGCGGCCGCGCCGCCGCCGGCCTCGAGTCGACGATCGTCGCCTTTTTGGGCGAGCGGGCGACCTTGCTGCGGCCGGGCGCGACGCCGCGCGAGGCGATCGAGGAGGCGCTCGGCCAGAAGCTCGCGCAGGCGGGGGAGAGCGTTCTCGCGCCCGGCATGACGGCGTCGCATTACGCGCCGCGCGCCCGGCTGCGCTTGGACGCCCTCACCTTGGAGCGGGGCGAGGCGGGGCTCGATTTTGGCGGCGCGCTCGCCGCCAGGGGCGAGCCCGTCGCGCTCGATCTTTCGCCCTCGGGCGACCTCAAGGAGGCGGCGGCCAATCTCTATGCGCATCTGCGCGCGCTCGACGCCCGCGGGATCGCCCGCGCCGCCGTCGCGCCGATCCCGGGACAGGGTCTCGGCGAAGCGATCCGCGACCGCCTGCGCCGCGCGGCGAGCTGA
- a CDS encoding bifunctional protein-serine/threonine kinase/phosphatase: MAAVADGVGGHKGGREAAETCVRGFIDAYYAQPETLGVARAASRALESINAWIAAQARVDSGLAGMATTFSALIFSRRTAFLIHVGDSRAYRLRDFDLELLTSDHVLGRGELSHALLRAVGFEETLRVDNASHAMRLHDRFLLCSDGVHGPLRNASIRALLSEAASPQEAAERLVSAALEAGGDDNATALVADLIDLPPADEMALARVVADLPIESLPRPGEIVDDYRLEQAVSDGRYSRLLRATDLRDGSLLVLKFPHPRVATDASYRRSFVNEAWVAARVRSPFIGEIVEAEESRRTRLYSAMPFYDGETLEARLRRAPKLALEEGVNIATRLARAVATLHRAGIIHRDVKPDNVMLLKDGGLRLIDLGVCRAPRLEDFCAEDVPGTPSYMAPELFLGAPGDEASDLYALGVTIYRAFTGDYPYGEIEPFSRPRFGKPRPIGSRRPDLPAWLDAAVLRAVAVEPRERYGDVLEFAFELENGVHRGIARAPTRKPLYERNPVAFWRIVSLILLALLFFSLLAR, encoded by the coding sequence GTGGCCGCGGTCGCCGATGGCGTCGGCGGCCACAAGGGCGGACGCGAGGCGGCCGAGACTTGCGTGCGCGGTTTCATCGACGCCTATTATGCGCAGCCCGAAACTCTCGGCGTCGCGCGCGCCGCCTCCCGCGCGCTGGAATCGATCAACGCATGGATCGCCGCGCAGGCGCGCGTCGATTCTGGTCTCGCGGGAATGGCCACGACCTTCTCGGCGCTGATCTTTTCGCGGCGCACGGCGTTTCTCATTCATGTTGGCGACTCCCGCGCCTATCGACTGCGAGATTTCGATCTCGAGCTGCTGACGAGCGACCACGTGCTCGGACGCGGCGAGTTGTCCCACGCGTTGTTGCGCGCGGTCGGCTTCGAGGAGACGTTGCGCGTGGACAACGCTTCACATGCGATGCGTCTGCATGACCGGTTCCTGCTTTGCAGCGACGGCGTGCATGGGCCCCTGCGCAACGCGTCGATTCGCGCGCTGCTTTCCGAGGCCGCCTCGCCGCAGGAAGCGGCCGAAAGGCTGGTCAGTGCGGCGCTGGAGGCGGGCGGCGACGACAATGCCACAGCGCTCGTCGCCGATTTGATCGATCTGCCGCCTGCCGACGAAATGGCGCTTGCCCGCGTCGTCGCCGATTTGCCGATCGAGTCGCTGCCGCGGCCCGGTGAGATCGTCGACGACTATCGCCTCGAGCAGGCGGTTTCCGACGGGCGTTACAGTCGCCTTCTGCGTGCGACCGACCTTCGCGACGGAAGCCTGCTCGTCTTGAAGTTTCCGCATCCCCGCGTCGCGACCGACGCGAGCTATCGGCGATCCTTCGTCAATGAAGCTTGGGTCGCGGCGCGCGTGCGCAGCCCCTTCATCGGAGAAATCGTCGAAGCAGAGGAAAGCCGGCGAACGCGCCTCTATTCCGCCATGCCGTTTTACGACGGCGAGACGCTGGAGGCGCGACTTCGGCGCGCGCCAAAACTCGCTTTGGAGGAAGGCGTCAATATCGCAACGCGTCTGGCGCGCGCTGTCGCGACATTGCACCGCGCCGGGATCATCCACCGCGACGTCAAGCCCGATAATGTGATGCTGTTGAAGGACGGAGGCCTGCGCCTCATCGATCTTGGCGTCTGCCGCGCGCCGCGGCTCGAGGATTTCTGCGCCGAGGACGTTCCCGGCACGCCGAGCTACATGGCGCCGGAGCTCTTCCTCGGCGCGCCGGGCGACGAAGCGTCGGATCTCTATGCGCTCGGCGTCACAATCTATCGCGCCTTTACGGGCGACTACCCCTATGGCGAGATCGAGCCCTTCAGCCGGCCGCGCTTCGGCAAGCCGCGGCCTATCGGCAGCCGGAGACCGGATCTACCCGCCTGGCTCGACGCCGCCGTGTTGAGAGCCGTAGCCGTCGAGCCGCGCGAGCGTTACGGCGACGTGCTGGAGTTCGCATTCGAGCTCGAAAACGGCGTCCATCGTGGAATCGCCCGCGCGCCGACGCGCAAGCCGCTCTACGAGCGCAACCCCGTCGCCTTTTGGCGGATCGTCAGCCTGATCCTCTTGGCCCTGCTTTTTTTCTCGCTGCTTGCGAGATAG
- a CDS encoding MFS transporter produces MKFEDFKKAGHWPTLLSAFLYFDVSFMAWVSLGPLMIYIAKDMHLSVEQKLNLVAIPVLGGAFFRLPLGLIADAIGAKITGVMAQVVVLFSVTLVYLFGLSDPLPIALFGLSLGVAGASFAVALPQASRWYPPHYQGVVMGIAGAGNMGVVLDTLLAPSIAENWGWQAVFAILMILMAMVLVFYVFAAKDAPVARAKSSLADYGRIFLDPDSRWFMFFYFITFGGFVGLASALPLYFTVQYHASGVAAGLVVALIVALGSGFRPVGGHIADRIGGIKALSILFSLVSLCYFAVAFMPEGPAPAEGAGWTLTQLPPIAWAAVGLFSLGVLCLGMGNGSVFQLLPQRFRNEIGAMTGLVGAAGGFGGYFLAKTLAFSKGATGGFLMGFSFFGVLALLGLLGLLLVKSRWRTTWGAVSGARI; encoded by the coding sequence ATGAAATTCGAAGACTTCAAGAAGGCCGGTCATTGGCCGACGCTGCTATCGGCCTTTCTCTATTTCGATGTGAGCTTCATGGCCTGGGTGTCGCTCGGCCCGCTGATGATCTACATCGCCAAGGACATGCACCTTTCCGTTGAGCAGAAGCTCAATCTGGTCGCCATCCCCGTGCTCGGCGGCGCCTTTTTTCGCCTGCCGCTCGGACTGATCGCCGATGCGATCGGCGCCAAGATCACAGGCGTCATGGCGCAAGTCGTGGTTCTGTTCTCCGTGACCCTGGTCTATCTGTTCGGGCTCTCGGATCCGTTGCCGATCGCGCTCTTTGGCCTTTCGCTGGGCGTCGCCGGCGCGTCCTTCGCGGTCGCGCTGCCGCAGGCGAGCCGCTGGTATCCGCCGCACTATCAGGGCGTGGTGATGGGCATCGCCGGCGCGGGCAACATGGGCGTGGTGCTCGACACGCTGTTGGCCCCGTCGATCGCGGAAAATTGGGGGTGGCAGGCCGTCTTCGCCATCTTGATGATCCTGATGGCCATGGTGTTGGTCTTTTATGTCTTCGCCGCGAAGGACGCCCCCGTCGCGCGCGCCAAGAGCAGCCTTGCCGATTACGGCCGTATCTTCCTCGACCCCGACAGCCGCTGGTTCATGTTCTTCTACTTCATCACCTTCGGCGGCTTCGTCGGTCTCGCCTCGGCGCTGCCGCTCTATTTCACCGTTCAATATCATGCGAGCGGCGTCGCTGCGGGCCTCGTCGTCGCCCTCATCGTCGCGCTGGGCTCGGGCTTTCGTCCGGTCGGCGGCCACATCGCCGATCGCATCGGCGGAATCAAAGCGCTATCCATTCTCTTCAGCCTGGTGTCGCTCTGTTACTTCGCCGTAGCCTTCATGCCCGAGGGGCCGGCGCCCGCGGAGGGAGCCGGCTGGACTCTGACGCAGCTGCCGCCGATCGCCTGGGCCGCGGTCGGACTCTTCTCTCTCGGCGTGCTGTGTCTCGGCATGGGCAATGGCTCGGTGTTCCAGCTCCTGCCGCAGCGTTTTCGCAACGAGATCGGCGCGATGACCGGGCTCGTCGGCGCCGCGGGAGGCTTCGGCGGCTATTTTCTGGCCAAAACGCTCGCCTTCTCGAAGGGCGCGACCGGCGGCTTTCTCATGGGCTTCAGCTTCTTCGGCGTGCTTGCGCTGCTTGGCCTCCTCGGCTTACTGCTGGTGAAGTCGCGCTGGCGCACGACCTGGGGCGCCGTTTCTGGCGCGCGTATCTAG
- a CDS encoding nitrate reductase codes for MNVSSRVVQTTCPYCGTGCGVEARISPSGAVEIAGDPLHPANYGRLCVKGSALAETLTLEGRLLHPIIKGARASWREAVDLVARRFRETIEQHGPDSVAFYVSGQMLTEDYYVANKFMKGFLASANIDTNSRLCMASSVAGHKRAFGADIVPNVYEDIEEADLVVLVGSNLAWCHPVLFQRLEQAKARRADMRVVNIDPRRTATSEIADLQLSLKPGSDVALFLGLLRFLERTGRRHAAYVDRHTKGADNALLAAQDWSLTKVAAATGLDETALAEFYEAFAATERTVTIYSQGVNQSSAGTDKVNAILNCHLFTGRIGLPGAGPFSVTGQPNAMGGREVGGLANQLACHMELENARHREIVRGFWGYERVAAKPGLKAVDLFEAVGDGRIKALWIIGTNPVASLPEADKIKRALAACDFVVVSDVMAETDTAPFAHVQLPAQPWGEKDGVVTNSERRISRQRALGPAAGDAMPDWQILCSVARAMGAKGFDYAVSADIFREYAALSGHLNHGERSFDISACAEISAAAYESLRPFQWPWRRGETAFARPKRFFANGGFFTPDGRARLVATPYRPPQSRTSAAAPFVLNTGRLRDQWHTMTRTGVAPRLSQHVAEPFVEIHPEDAASLKLQPAGLARVSNAHGAVILRTLITDRQQRGSVFAPIHWTDQHAAAARVDALVAANVDPLSGQPELKASAVRIEAWPAVWFGFALTRKKPKEISAGYWALARTRFGWRIELAGKTPPRDWDVFARALIGCGEAEVELAQTHDPRSGARRWVFIQDGRPSGLLFVAREPVAASRAFLCAEFEKAEAGDARALLAGRPREGLADPGQTICVCHGVGAKAIEASIALHGAADPEAVGRLTKAGTGCGSCRSEIRRILKDRTDQGAAPERTPVLEHAE; via the coding sequence TTCCGGCGCGGTCGAGATTGCGGGCGATCCGCTGCATCCCGCGAACTACGGGCGGCTGTGCGTCAAAGGTTCGGCGCTTGCGGAAACGCTGACGCTCGAAGGCCGTCTGCTGCACCCCATCATCAAGGGCGCGCGCGCCTCCTGGCGCGAAGCGGTCGATCTCGTCGCGAGGCGTTTTCGCGAAACGATCGAGCAACACGGACCGGATTCCGTCGCCTTTTACGTTTCCGGTCAGATGCTGACCGAGGATTATTACGTCGCCAACAAATTCATGAAGGGCTTCCTCGCCTCAGCCAATATCGACACCAATTCGCGCCTGTGCATGGCTTCCTCCGTCGCCGGACACAAGCGCGCCTTCGGCGCCGACATTGTTCCCAACGTCTATGAGGACATCGAGGAAGCCGACCTCGTCGTGCTCGTCGGCTCCAATCTCGCCTGGTGTCATCCCGTGCTGTTTCAGCGCCTGGAGCAGGCGAAGGCGCGGCGCGCCGACATGCGCGTCGTCAACATCGATCCGCGCCGCACGGCGACGAGCGAGATCGCCGATCTGCAGCTCTCGCTCAAGCCCGGCTCCGACGTGGCGCTGTTTCTGGGCTTGTTGCGCTTTCTCGAGCGCACAGGTCGGCGCCACGCCGCCTATGTCGACAGGCATACGAAGGGCGCGGACAACGCCCTGCTCGCCGCACAAGATTGGTCGCTGACGAAGGTCGCCGCCGCGACAGGCTTGGACGAGACAGCGCTCGCAGAATTTTACGAGGCGTTCGCCGCGACAGAGCGCACGGTCACGATTTACTCCCAAGGCGTCAACCAATCCTCGGCCGGAACCGATAAGGTCAACGCCATTCTCAACTGCCATTTGTTCACGGGCCGCATCGGTCTCCCGGGCGCCGGGCCTTTCTCCGTCACCGGGCAGCCCAACGCGATGGGCGGGCGCGAGGTCGGCGGCCTCGCCAATCAACTCGCCTGCCACATGGAGCTGGAGAATGCACGGCATCGCGAGATTGTCCGCGGCTTCTGGGGTTATGAGCGCGTCGCCGCCAAGCCCGGCCTCAAGGCTGTCGATCTCTTCGAGGCCGTCGGCGACGGCCGGATCAAGGCCTTGTGGATCATCGGCACCAATCCAGTGGCGAGCCTGCCAGAGGCCGACAAGATCAAGCGCGCGCTCGCCGCATGCGATTTCGTCGTGGTCTCCGACGTCATGGCCGAGACCGACACGGCGCCTTTCGCTCACGTGCAGCTGCCAGCGCAGCCTTGGGGAGAGAAAGACGGCGTCGTCACCAATTCCGAGCGTCGGATCTCGCGCCAGCGCGCGCTAGGTCCTGCGGCGGGCGACGCCATGCCGGACTGGCAAATTCTCTGCAGCGTGGCGCGCGCCATGGGGGCGAAGGGTTTCGACTATGCGGTCTCGGCCGACATCTTCAGAGAATATGCGGCCCTCTCCGGTCATCTCAACCACGGAGAACGCAGTTTCGACATCTCCGCCTGCGCTGAGATCAGTGCCGCCGCTTATGAGAGTTTACGGCCGTTTCAATGGCCCTGGCGCCGGGGCGAAACCGCCTTCGCTCGGCCGAAGCGATTCTTCGCGAACGGGGGTTTCTTCACGCCAGACGGGCGCGCCCGGCTCGTCGCGACGCCCTATCGCCCGCCCCAAAGCCGCACCAGCGCCGCAGCGCCTTTCGTCCTGAACACCGGACGCCTGCGCGATCAGTGGCACACGATGACGCGCACCGGCGTCGCGCCGAGGCTTTCGCAGCATGTCGCCGAACCTTTCGTCGAAATCCATCCGGAGGACGCGGCAAGCTTGAAGCTTCAACCCGCGGGGCTCGCCCGCGTCTCCAACGCGCATGGCGCCGTGATCCTGCGAACGCTGATCACGGATCGTCAACAAAGGGGCTCCGTCTTCGCGCCGATCCATTGGACCGATCAACACGCCGCGGCCGCGCGGGTCGACGCTCTGGTTGCTGCAAATGTCGATCCCCTATCCGGCCAACCGGAGTTGAAGGCGAGCGCCGTGCGCATCGAGGCCTGGCCGGCCGTCTGGTTCGGCTTCGCGCTGACGCGCAAGAAGCCAAAGGAGATCAGCGCGGGATATTGGGCGTTGGCGCGCACGCGCTTCGGCTGGCGCATCGAGCTCGCCGGCAAGACGCCGCCACGGGACTGGGACGTTTTTGCGCGAGCGCTGATCGGCTGCGGCGAAGCCGAAGTCGAGCTCGCCCAGACTCATGATCCGCGCAGCGGAGCCCGGCGTTGGGTTTTCATCCAGGACGGCCGTCCTTCCGGTCTCCTGTTCGTCGCGCGAGAGCCGGTGGCCGCCTCGCGCGCCTTCCTCTGCGCGGAATTCGAGAAAGCGGAGGCCGGCGACGCGCGCGCCTTGCTCGCCGGGCGTCCAAGAGAGGGTCTCGCGGATCCGGGCCAGACGATCTGCGTCTGTCATGGCGTCGGCGCGAAAGCGATTGAAGCCTCGATCGCGCTTCACGGCGCCGCCGACCCCGAGGCCGTCGGCCGTCTCACCAAGGCCGGCACGGGATGCGGCTCTTGCCGTTCCGAGATCCGACGAATTCTCAAGGACAGGACCGATCAGGGCGCCGCCCCGGAGAGGACGCCTGTCCTGGAGCACGCCGAATGA